The genomic stretch GGCTTCCAAGGTGCGGGTGGCGCCCGTCGACGGCAAGGGCCTTGACCTTGCCTCGCTGGCGGCAAGCCTCGAGCGCTTCGCTTCTGACTGGCTGAAGGTGATTTCCAGCGATACTTCGATCGCGCTCAACCGGGTGGCGGTCAGCCATGCCGGCTCGGGTAAGGATAACCTTGGCGCCGTCGTGTTGGAAAATGGTCGCTTCGCGTTGGCCAAGCGGCTGAAGCCGGTGCTGGAGGCAGGCCGGCAGGCAGGGCTTTTGGATTTCGCGGATGCCGAGACGGCGTTCCGTAGCTTTTTCGGGTTGGTCGCCCGCGACGTGCAGATCCGTCTGCTGCTCGGCGACCGGCTGGAATTGACTGAGGCGACGATCGGCGGCGATGCCGTCCGCGCGACGCAGCAGTTTCTCGCTCTTTTCGGAGCAAAAACCAGGCCGCAAGGCCTCTGATCTCAAGAAACGGGAAGGAAGACAAAATGCGCGTCTATTACGATCGTGATGCCGATCTTAACCTGATCAAGGGCAAGAAGGTCGCCATCATCGGCTATGGCAGCCAGGGCAGGGCGCATGCGCTCAACCTCAAGGATTCCGGCGCCAAGGAGATCGCCATCGGCCTCAAGGCCGGCTCGGCGACCGCCAAGAAGGTCGAGGCCGACGGGCTCAAGGTGATGAGCGTGGCCGACGCCGCCAAATGGGCCGACCTGGTGATGATGGCGACGCCCGACGAACTGCAGGCCGACATCTACAAGAACGAAATCGCGCCGAACATCCGCGACGGTGCGGCGATCGCCTTCGCGCACGGCCTCAACGTGCATTTCGGCCTGATCGAGCCGAAGTCGACCGTCGATGTCGTCATGATCGCGCCGAAGGGCCCGGGTCACACCGTGCGCGGCGAATACCAGAAGGGCGGCGGCGTGCCGTGCCTGGTCGCCGTCAACCAGGACGCTTCGGGCAATGCGCTTGATCTCGCGCTGTCCTACGCCTGCGGCGTCGGCGGCGGCCGTTCGGGCATCATCGAGACCAATTTCCGCGAGGAATGCGAGACCGATCTGTTCGGCGAGCAAGTCGTGCTCTGCGGCGGCCTGGTCGAACTGATCCGCGCTGGCTTCGAGACGCTGGTGGAAGCCGGCTACGCGCCCGAGATGGCCTATTTCGAGTGCCTGCACGAGGTCAAGCTGATCGTCGACCTGATCTATGAAGGCGGCATCGCCAACATGAACTACTCGATCTCGAACACCGCCGAATGGGGCGAGTATGTCTCGGGCCCGCGCATCATCACCGCCGAGACCAAGGCCGAGATGAAGCGCGTGCTGAAGGACATCCAGACCGGAAAATTCACCTCGGAATGGATGCAGGAATACCGCTCCGGCCTGTCGCGCTTCAAGGGCATCCGCCGCATGAACGACAGCCACCAGATCGAGGAAGTCGGCGCCAAGCTGCGCGCGATGATGCCGTGGATTTCGAAGAACAAGCTGGTCGACAAGGCCAAGAACTAAGGGTTCATACTCAGTCGTACCTCAATCAGGCTCACTGCGAATGGTCGCAGTGAGCCAGTCGTAACGATACACCCGCACTGCTGGGTGCCGCCCCTCGGCTGGGGACCTACGCGGGCACGAGCCCGTGGCGCAGCATGACCTCGTTCGCCTTGGCCAGGTCGGGCTTGCCGGGGACATTGATGACCTCGGCAATCTCATCGAAGTAGCGGCGCCCGATGGACCCCGGCGTCAGAACGGCCAAAGTCCGCGAGACGCCGTCGTGCAGATTCTCGTGGTGGTGGACACTTCCGCGCGGAATGAAGACGGCATCTCCCACGCCGAGTTCCTGCTTTCGGTCATTAACGGTGATCGTCAAAATGCCTTCCAGCCCATACAGCGTTTCGTCCGCCTCCTGATGGTAGTGTGGCGCGGGTACGCGGGCGCGGGATGGGACAACGAATTCAAACACGGTTGCACCCTTGTCTGAGACCAGGAAGCGCAACTCCAGCTCACCGATCCTCAGGACGCTCTGTGTACTCGCTTCCATCGACATGTTCCTTGTTGTAAAGTGGCTTTACGAAATTTGTAAAAGGACTTTACAACAATGTCAACGGCCGGTCAGACGACAGAACCGCCGGAGCCCGAAAGAGAGCTTGGCCCGCCGTTCTTCGGGGCTCTCCTGCGCATCACCTGGCAACACGTTCGCAACCAGATGCACAGGGCCATTCATGACGCCGGCTTCACCGACTTCCAGGACGCTCACTTCGCCGTGTTCTCGTATCCCCTTCCAGATGGCGTAAGGCCGTCGGAACTGGCTCGCCAGAAGCGAATG from Mesorhizobium sp. NZP2077 encodes the following:
- the ilvC gene encoding ketol-acid reductoisomerase, whose translation is MRVYYDRDADLNLIKGKKVAIIGYGSQGRAHALNLKDSGAKEIAIGLKAGSATAKKVEADGLKVMSVADAAKWADLVMMATPDELQADIYKNEIAPNIRDGAAIAFAHGLNVHFGLIEPKSTVDVVMIAPKGPGHTVRGEYQKGGGVPCLVAVNQDASGNALDLALSYACGVGGGRSGIIETNFREECETDLFGEQVVLCGGLVELIRAGFETLVEAGYAPEMAYFECLHEVKLIVDLIYEGGIANMNYSISNTAEWGEYVSGPRIITAETKAEMKRVLKDIQTGKFTSEWMQEYRSGLSRFKGIRRMNDSHQIEEVGAKLRAMMPWISKNKLVDKAKN
- a CDS encoding cupin domain-containing protein: MEASTQSVLRIGELELRFLVSDKGATVFEFVVPSRARVPAPHYHQEADETLYGLEGILTITVNDRKQELGVGDAVFIPRGSVHHHENLHDGVSRTLAVLTPGSIGRRYFDEIAEVINVPGKPDLAKANEVMLRHGLVPA
- a CDS encoding TetR/AcrR family transcriptional regulator; protein product: MLLANADIDSSQALTERQKAVLDAALRLLVEEGDQLTMTAVARRASCSKETLYKWFGDRDGLLTATVQWQASKVRVAPVDGKGLDLASLAASLERFASDWLKVISSDTSIALNRVAVSHAGSGKDNLGAVVLENGRFALAKRLKPVLEAGRQAGLLDFADAETAFRSFFGLVARDVQIRLLLGDRLELTEATIGGDAVRATQQFLALFGAKTRPQGL